ATGCACGTCGACGGCCTCCGGCTGGACGCCGTGCACGCCCTGGCCGACCCGGGGCAGGCCTACGACATCCTCGAGCAGCTCGCGGTCGAGACCGACGCCCTCAGCGCGGCCGTCGGGCGTCCCCTCACGCTGATCGCGGAGTCCGACATGAACAACCCGCGGCTGATCACCCCGCGCCAGGCCGGTGGGTTCGGGCTGGCCGGGCAGTGGAGCGACGACTTCCACCACGCCCTGCTCACCAACCTCACCGGTGACACCGCCGGCTGGTTCGCCGACTTCGCCGGGCTGGACTCCCTGGCCAAGGTGCTGACCCGCGGTTTCTTCCACGACGGCACCTGGTCCAGCTTCCGCGGACGCACCCACGGCCGCCCGGTCGACCTGACCCACACCCCGTCCTGGCGGCTCGTGGTCTGCTCGGCCAACCACGACCAGATCGGCAACCGGGCCGACGGCAGCCGCCCGCGCAGCCGGATGAGCCAGGGGCAGCTGGCCGTGGCGGCCGCGTTCACGCTGCTGGGGCCGTCCACGCCGATGGTCTTCATGGGGGAGGAGTGGGGGGCCTCGACGCCCTGGGCCTTCTTCAGCTCCCACCCCGAGCCCGAGCTGGGCAAGGCCGTCTCCGAGGGCCGGCTGGCCGAGTTCGCGGAGATGGACTGGGACCCCGAGACGGTGCCGGACCCGCAGGACCCCGCGACCTTCACCTCCTCCCGGCTCGACTGGTCCGAGCCCACCGGCGGCGAGCACGCGGACCTGCTGGCCTGGTACCGCGAGCTGATCGGGCTGCGGCGCACCCGCCCCGAGCTCACCGACCCGCGCTGGTCGGAGGTCTCGGTCGACCACGACGCCGAGGAGGGCTGGCTGGTGCTGCACCGTGGCGGACGCTCCGCGGTCACCGCCTCCTTCAGCGCCGACGAGGTCCGGGTGCCGCTGCACGAGGCGGGGCTGACCGGTGCGGCCGGGCTGCTGGTCTCGCGCGGTGACGTCCGCGTCGAGGACGGCGAGCTGGTGCTGGGTGCGCACGCGGTGGGGGTCTGGGCGACGGCGTGAGGTCGACGGCCGGCGTGGAACGCCGGCCGCGGGTGCGGGCCGCGCCGATACCCTGAGCCGGGGCCGACGCGGTCCGCACCGCACACAGTGAGGACGAATGTGATGGGTCTGGCAGACCTCGACCAGCAGCAGCTCGACGCCCTGGCGGCGGGCACCACGCAGGCCTACGCCGAGCTGCAGGAGCGCGGGCTGTCCCTCGACCTCACCCGTGGCAAGCCCTCGGCGGCCCAGCTGGACCTCTCCGACGAGCTGCTGACGCTGCCGGGCGCCGGGAGGTCCCGCGCCGCCGACGGCACCGACGTGCGCAACTACGGCGGCCAGAAGGGTCTGCCCGAGATCCGCGCCATCTTCGCCGAGCTGCTCGGGGTCGAGGTGGACCAGCTGCTGGCGGGGGACAACTCCAGCCTGTCGCTGATGCACGACACCATCTCCTGGGCCGTGCTGCACGGCGTCCCCGGCGGTGACGGCCCCTGGTTCGGGCGGGGCGTGAAGTTCATCTGCCCGGTCCCCGGCTACGACCGGCACTTCTCGATCCTCTCCTCACTGGGCATCGAGATGGTGCCGGTGGCCCTCGGCGAGCACGGTCCGGACGTGGCCGAGATCGCCGCCCTGGTCGCCGCCGACGAGTCCATCAAGGGCATCTGGGTGGTCCCCACCTACGCCAACCCCACCGGCGCGGTCTACGACGAGGCCACCACCCGGGCCCTGCTGGAGATGCCCGCCGCACCGGACTTCCGGGTGTTCTGGGACAACGCCTACGCGCTGCACCACCTGACCGACACCGAGCACCCCCCGCTGGACGTCCTGGGACTGGCCGAGCAGGCCGGTCACCCCGACCGGGTGCTGGTCTTCGCCTCCACCTCCAAGATCAGCTACGCCGGCGCCGGGGTGTCCTTCCTGGCCTCCAGCCCGGCCAACCTGACCTGGTACCTCGACCACGCCGCCAAGCGCTCCATCGGCCCGGACAAGCTCAACCACCTCCGCCACGCGCTGTGGTTCCGCGACGCCGACGGGGTGCGCCGGGTGATGCGGCGCCACCGCGAGCTGCTGGAGCCCAAGTTCGCCCTGGTCCGCGCCGAGCTGGAGCGCCGCCTGGGGGGCCTGGGCATCGCCAGCTGGACCGAGCCCGAGGGCGGGTACTTCGTCAGCCTGGACGTCCCCGACGGCACCGCCTCGCGGGTGGTGGCGCTGGCCCGTGCGGCGGGGATCGCGCTGACCCCGGCAGGGGCCTCGTTCCCCGGCGGTCACGACCCCCGTGACCGCAACATCCGGATCGCGCCCTCCTTCCCGCCGGAGGCCGAGCTGGCCGTGGCGATGGAGGGGCTGACCACCTGCGTGCTGCTCGCCGCGCTGGAGCAGCAGGGGGTCGTCGAGGTCTGAGCGGGTGCGAGTTCGACTCCTCGCGCCGGACTGCGTACTATGCATGTCTTGGCGAGTCCGCTGACTTGGTCTGTCGCGCCCGCGGCCGGATCAAGGCAGGGAGTCGTCGAAGGGCAATAGCTCAACTGGCAGAGCATCGGTCTCCAAAACCGAAGGTTGGGGGTTCAAGTCCCTCTTGCCCTGCGGAGCGGGACGGGGTGCCACGGCACCCCGGCCCCCGCGATGCGGGTCGGCCGTGCGCCGCCCGCCCTGTCTCCGCCCCGAGCCGTCGACGGGGTGGTTCGACCGGGCCGTGACGCCGTCACGGCTCCCACCGGAGATGTGAGGACCTCGCGTGGCTGATGAGAAGAGCTCGGACCCGACCCCAGGGTCGGATCCGGCGTCTCCGCGTGAGCCGGAGCAGGTCGGTGGGGCCGACGCCCTCCAGCCGGAGGGGTCCGACCCGGCCGGCACGCCCGGCGGGGACGTCCCGGGCGGGCAGCTGCCGGGGGACGGCGCCGACGACGCCCCCCTGGCCGACGAGCCGGACGACGACACCGCGGACGACGACACCGCGGCCGCCGACCGGAGCCACGACGGCGCCGACCGCACCGCGGCCCGCGCCATGACCCCGGACGTCCCGGCCGACGAACCCACCGACGACGAGCTGCGCGACGGCGACGAGCCGACCGGGCCCGAGCTCGCCGGTGTGTCGGCGAGCCGGCGCCCCGTGCGCCGCGACCGGGCCCAGGAGGGTGCCGGTTCCGGCACCGAGCTCGCACCCAGCAAGGGACGGGCGACCCGCCGTCGTGGCGAGGCCGAGGCCGACGCCACCCCGGGGCGCACCAACCCGGCCACCTTCGTGAACGAGTCCGTCGGCGAGCTGCGCAAGGTGGTCTGGCCCACCGCGGAGCAGATGAGGACCTACTTCGTGGTCGTGCTCGTCTTCGTGGTCTTCATGATCACCGTGGTGAGCTCCCTCGACCTGCTCTTCGGCTGGGCCCTGCTGCAGGTGTTCCGCTGATGAGCCCAACGAACGAGTACGGAGAGAACGTGTCTGAGAACCCGACCCAGGACGACCAGGCCGAGGTCGACATCGACCTCGGTTCGCCGGAGCAGTCCGGCGAGGAGGTCGAGCTGGACCTCGGCGACTTCACCTCCGAGCAGGGCACCGACGACGGAGCCGGCATCGACCTCGACTTCGGCAGCGAGGACGAGGCCGCCGAGCCCGGGGTCGACCTCGACTTCGGCACCGACGAGGACGAGACCGCCGACGAGGACGAGGACGAGCCCGCCGACGAGGGGCCCGACGTGGGCGAGGAGGCGCGGGTCGCCCTGCGCGCCGAGCTCGAGTCGAAGTTCGGCGAGTGGTACGTCGTGCACACCTACTCCGGCATGGAGAACCGCGTGCAGCAGAACCTCGAGAACCGGGTGCAGTCCCTCAACATGGAGGACTACATCTTCGAGGTGGTCGTCCCCACCGAGGAGGTGGTGGAGATCCGCAACGGCGCCAAGAAGCAGGTCCGCCGCACCGTCCTCCCCGGCTACGTGCTGGTCCGGATGGAGCTCACCGACGAGTCGTGGGCCACCGTGCGCCACACCCCGTCGGTCACCGGCTTCGTCGGGCACGCGACCTCCCCGGTCCCGCTCAGCCTCGACGAGGTGGAGAAGATGCTGGCCCCGTCGGTGATGGCTGCCGCGGTGGCCGCCTCCGACCAGCCGGTGAAGCGCAAGAAGAAGATCGAGGTCGCCGACTACGAGGTGGGCGACTCCGTCATGGTCACCGACGGCCCGTTCGCCGGCGTCCACGCCACGATCACCGAGATCAACCTCAACAACCAGCGTCTCCGGGCGCTGGTGGAGATCCTCGGCCGTGAGACCCCGGTGGACCTCACGTTCCCGCAGATCTCCAAGGTCTGACCGACACCAGAAGCGACCGGGCTCACCCGGTCGGAACCAACCCGAGCAAGGACCCACAACCATGCCTCCCAAGAAGAAAGTCGCCGCACTCGTCAAGGTGGCCCTGAACGCAGGGTCGGCGACGCCCGCACCGCCCGTCGGTACCGCTCTCGGTCCGCACGGCGTCAACATCATGGAGTTCTGCAAGGCCTACAACGCGGCCACGGAGTCCCAGCGCGGCAACGTCATCCCCGTCGAGATCACCATCTACGAGGACCGCAGCTTCACCTTCATCACCAAGACGCCGCCCGCGGCCGAGCTGATCAAGAAGGCTGCCGGCCTGCAGAAGGGTTCCGGCGTCCCGCACAAGGAGAAGGTCGGCCGGCTCACCCGCGACCAGGTCCGCGAGATCGCCAGCACCAAGCTGCCCGACCTCAACGCCAACGACGTCGAGGCCGCCATGAAGATCGTCGAGGGCACCGCGCGCTCGATGGGCGTCACCGTCGAGCGCTGAGCCCGACCCCGCACCACCCACCCGTGGGAGGGCCGAGCGCGGCCCGCACCACTCCTGGTCTGACAGATAGGAACCAGTCATGAAGCGCAGCAAGACCTACGAAGCAGCGGCCGCCAAGGTCGACGCCGACCAGCTCCACGCCCCCGGGGAGGCCCTGACCCTGGTCAAGGCCAACGCCTCGGCCAAGTTCGACGAGACCGTCGAGGTCGCCATGCGTCTCGGTGTCGACCCCCGCAAGGCCGACCAGATGGTCCGTGGCACGGTCAACCTCCCCAACGGCACCGGCAAGACGGCACGGGTCCTCGTCTTCGCCACCGGTGACCGGGCGGAGGCGGCCATCGCCGCCGGCGCCGACGAGGTCGGCTCCGACGACCTGGTCGAGAAGATCCAGGGCGGCTACCTGGACTTCGACGCCGTCGTGGCCACCCCGGACATGATGGGCAAGATCGGCCGCCTGGGTCGGGTGCTGGGCCCGCGTGGCCTGATGCCCAACCCCAAGACCGGCACCGTGACCGTCGACGTCGCCAAGGCCGTCACCGACATCAAGGGCGGCAAGATCGAGTTCCGGGTCGACCGGCACGCGAACCTGCAGTTCATCGTGGGCAAGGTCTCCTTCGACCAGGAGAAGCTCCAGGAGAACTACTTCGCCGCCCTGGACGAGGTGCTCCGGCTCAAGCCGTCCAGCTCCAAGGGCCGCTACCTGCGGAAGATCACCGTGTCCTCGACCATGAGCCCCGGCGTCCTGGTCGACCCGAACCGGGTCAAGCCCGACACGGAGTGACCCTCCGCACCACCGGCTGACGACGGCCCCCGACCCTGCGGTCGGGGGCCGTCGTGCGTCCCGGGTGGCTCCCGTCCCGTCGTCCCGGCGCCCCGGGCTCGTCCGGTTCCCGGGGGTCCCGCCCGCCGGGGGGCTCACCGCGCCACGGCAACCGCCGGACGCACCGCACGCCCGGACCGACCAGCGGTCCGGGCGTGCGGCGGGGGAGGGGTCAGGCGGGGCGGACGGCGCCGTTGAAGGGCATCGTCGACA
The sequence above is a segment of the Auraticoccus monumenti genome. Coding sequences within it:
- a CDS encoding aminotransferase class I/II-fold pyridoxal phosphate-dependent enzyme; the protein is MGLADLDQQQLDALAAGTTQAYAELQERGLSLDLTRGKPSAAQLDLSDELLTLPGAGRSRAADGTDVRNYGGQKGLPEIRAIFAELLGVEVDQLLAGDNSSLSLMHDTISWAVLHGVPGGDGPWFGRGVKFICPVPGYDRHFSILSSLGIEMVPVALGEHGPDVAEIAALVAADESIKGIWVVPTYANPTGAVYDEATTRALLEMPAAPDFRVFWDNAYALHHLTDTEHPPLDVLGLAEQAGHPDRVLVFASTSKISYAGAGVSFLASSPANLTWYLDHAAKRSIGPDKLNHLRHALWFRDADGVRRVMRRHRELLEPKFALVRAELERRLGGLGIASWTEPEGGYFVSLDVPDGTASRVVALARAAGIALTPAGASFPGGHDPRDRNIRIAPSFPPEAELAVAMEGLTTCVLLAALEQQGVVEV
- the secE gene encoding preprotein translocase subunit SecE; translation: MADEKSSDPTPGSDPASPREPEQVGGADALQPEGSDPAGTPGGDVPGGQLPGDGADDAPLADEPDDDTADDDTAAADRSHDGADRTAARAMTPDVPADEPTDDELRDGDEPTGPELAGVSASRRPVRRDRAQEGAGSGTELAPSKGRATRRRGEAEADATPGRTNPATFVNESVGELRKVVWPTAEQMRTYFVVVLVFVVFMITVVSSLDLLFGWALLQVFR
- the treZ gene encoding malto-oligosyltrehalose trehalohydrolase, whose amino-acid sequence is MTSTTRSESDRFAVWAPRPQQVTLVADGTQVAMSRDDDGWWRPTDLPAGLAEGEVDYGYLLDEEPTPRPDPRSPRQPEGVHGLSRTFDPSAHQWQDGAWTGRQLAGGVVYEMHIGTFTPEGTFAAAEERLDHLVELGVDLLEILPVNGFNGTHNWGYDGVLWYTVHEAYGGPAAYQHFVDACHQRGLGVVQDVVYNHLGPSGNYLPEFGPYYNEAANTTWGTAINFDGRGSDTVRRYVVDNALMWLRDMHVDGLRLDAVHALADPGQAYDILEQLAVETDALSAAVGRPLTLIAESDMNNPRLITPRQAGGFGLAGQWSDDFHHALLTNLTGDTAGWFADFAGLDSLAKVLTRGFFHDGTWSSFRGRTHGRPVDLTHTPSWRLVVCSANHDQIGNRADGSRPRSRMSQGQLAVAAAFTLLGPSTPMVFMGEEWGASTPWAFFSSHPEPELGKAVSEGRLAEFAEMDWDPETVPDPQDPATFTSSRLDWSEPTGGEHADLLAWYRELIGLRRTRPELTDPRWSEVSVDHDAEEGWLVLHRGGRSAVTASFSADEVRVPLHEAGLTGAAGLLVSRGDVRVEDGELVLGAHAVGVWATA
- the rplA gene encoding 50S ribosomal protein L1, translating into MKRSKTYEAAAAKVDADQLHAPGEALTLVKANASAKFDETVEVAMRLGVDPRKADQMVRGTVNLPNGTGKTARVLVFATGDRAEAAIAAGADEVGSDDLVEKIQGGYLDFDAVVATPDMMGKIGRLGRVLGPRGLMPNPKTGTVTVDVAKAVTDIKGGKIEFRVDRHANLQFIVGKVSFDQEKLQENYFAALDEVLRLKPSSSKGRYLRKITVSSTMSPGVLVDPNRVKPDTE
- the nusG gene encoding transcription termination/antitermination protein NusG produces the protein MSENPTQDDQAEVDIDLGSPEQSGEEVELDLGDFTSEQGTDDGAGIDLDFGSEDEAAEPGVDLDFGTDEDETADEDEDEPADEGPDVGEEARVALRAELESKFGEWYVVHTYSGMENRVQQNLENRVQSLNMEDYIFEVVVPTEEVVEIRNGAKKQVRRTVLPGYVLVRMELTDESWATVRHTPSVTGFVGHATSPVPLSLDEVEKMLAPSVMAAAVAASDQPVKRKKKIEVADYEVGDSVMVTDGPFAGVHATITEINLNNQRLRALVEILGRETPVDLTFPQISKV
- the rplK gene encoding 50S ribosomal protein L11; its protein translation is MPPKKKVAALVKVALNAGSATPAPPVGTALGPHGVNIMEFCKAYNAATESQRGNVIPVEITIYEDRSFTFITKTPPAAELIKKAAGLQKGSGVPHKEKVGRLTRDQVREIASTKLPDLNANDVEAAMKIVEGTARSMGVTVER